A genomic segment from Lignipirellula cremea encodes:
- a CDS encoding PDDEXK family nuclease — translation MQSPPLLLNSLQDPGRRLVRLQSEPHDPKNEAWLQELLYAHPELLPTEEFDDAFAKPVPIGREVPTARGPIDNLYLSPAGGITVVETKLWKNPEKHRTVVAQIIDYAKELAAWDYDQLCAAVLNSSRRRKETGAVSLEEKMQPALAQEGLPLHEFQENTAACLSAGRFLLLIVGDRVSPNIALLTQAIQSAPGLSFTLGLAEMKLYEVQPGQDWPLLVVPEVIGKTVEKIRGVVQVQYTQEKPRVRVDVVDTEVAPPSPVDGFTLETFLEAIPDDLKQTYLDAIQAWKQIGGSLLVRTKTLYFAIELAGQTQRVIRCRPYQVTVLREKQLDEWTGDPHLFPAYLEALQAAPVVQRSVREDRLWIDNEKFDADSLAVLFAAATQTIQQAKEAE, via the coding sequence ATGCAATCTCCGCCGTTACTGCTGAATTCATTGCAGGATCCGGGCCGTCGCCTGGTGCGACTGCAGAGCGAGCCGCACGATCCCAAAAACGAAGCCTGGCTGCAGGAACTGTTGTACGCTCATCCTGAACTGCTGCCGACCGAGGAGTTCGACGACGCTTTTGCGAAGCCCGTGCCGATCGGTCGCGAAGTGCCGACGGCGCGAGGACCGATCGACAACCTCTACCTGAGTCCTGCCGGCGGCATTACGGTCGTGGAGACTAAACTCTGGAAGAACCCGGAAAAGCACCGCACAGTCGTCGCCCAGATTATCGACTACGCCAAGGAACTGGCCGCCTGGGATTACGACCAGTTATGTGCGGCCGTTTTGAATTCGTCCCGCCGACGGAAGGAGACAGGCGCCGTCAGCCTGGAAGAGAAAATGCAGCCGGCTCTGGCGCAAGAAGGTCTTCCGCTGCATGAGTTCCAGGAGAACACGGCCGCCTGTTTGTCGGCGGGACGCTTCCTGCTGTTGATTGTCGGTGATCGCGTGTCGCCGAACATCGCGCTGCTCACCCAGGCGATTCAAAGCGCGCCGGGGTTGAGCTTTACCCTCGGACTGGCCGAGATGAAGCTTTACGAAGTGCAACCCGGCCAGGACTGGCCATTGCTGGTTGTGCCCGAGGTGATCGGCAAAACGGTCGAGAAAATCCGCGGCGTAGTGCAGGTGCAATACACGCAAGAGAAGCCGCGCGTCCGCGTCGACGTGGTCGATACCGAAGTCGCCCCGCCGTCGCCGGTGGACGGCTTCACGCTGGAAACCTTTCTGGAAGCAATCCCAGACGACCTGAAGCAGACGTACTTGGACGCCATCCAGGCCTGGAAACAGATTGGCGGCTCGCTGTTGGTGAGGACGAAAACGCTGTACTTTGCGATCGAGCTGGCGGGCCAGACGCAGCGCGTGATCCGCTGTCGCCCTTACCAGGTGACCGTACTCCGGGAGAAACAGCTGGACGAATGGACGGGCGACCCGCACCTCTTCCCCGCCTACCTGGAAGCCCTGCAGGCGGCCCCTGTGGTGCAAAGAAGCGTGCGCGAAGATCGCTTGTGGATCGATAACGAAAAGTTCGACGCCGACAGCCTGGCCGTGCTGTTCGCCGCCGCCACCCAGACAATACAACAAGCGAAAGAAGCGGAGTAG
- a CDS encoding macro domain-containing protein, with amino-acid sequence MQATIVEGDLLEQPVEAIVNAWNRNIIPWWLLLPQGVSGAIKKRGGLAPFRELARHGPIPLGGAVATSAGRLPFKRIIHVAGINMWWRASERSIRDSVANAMQLATQEKLASLAMPLLGSGSGGFNPERARSIIEDALDQRDDPLAVTLVIYAR; translated from the coding sequence ATGCAAGCGACGATCGTGGAGGGCGACCTGCTGGAGCAACCCGTCGAGGCGATCGTTAACGCCTGGAACCGGAATATCATTCCCTGGTGGCTGCTGTTGCCGCAGGGGGTGTCGGGGGCGATCAAGAAACGCGGCGGCCTGGCGCCGTTTCGCGAGCTGGCCCGGCATGGTCCGATTCCGCTGGGCGGGGCTGTCGCCACTTCGGCCGGCCGGCTGCCGTTCAAGCGGATCATTCATGTGGCCGGCATCAATATGTGGTGGCGCGCCTCGGAGCGTTCGATCCGGGATTCGGTCGCCAACGCGATGCAGCTGGCGACGCAGGAGAAGCTGGCCTCGCTGGCGATGCCGCTGCTGGGAAGCGGGTCGGGCGGCTTTAATCCGGAGCGGGCACGGTCCATAATCGAAGACGCCCTGGATCAACGCGACGATCCGCTCGCCGTCACGCTGGTGATCTACGCGCGCTGA
- a CDS encoding metallophosphoesterase family protein, translating to MSPSSSHRRAFLQNGSLYLLGAGVAASQASRLLADDAPRAVRFGLVTDLHYADKPSAGSRHYRETLAKFAEAAAQFEKDSPDFIVELGDLIDAADAVEVEQRYLARIQKEFAALPGDKHYVLGNHCVDMLTKEEFLDGVGQPQSHYAFDAGGCHFVVLDACFRSDGKAYGRKNSRWDDANLPAEQLEWLQADLEAASGPVVVFAHQRLDVETAHGVKNAAQARKVLEASGKVLAVFQGHSHKNDLKQINGIHYCVQRAMVEGSGAENSGYAMVDLIADGAIRIHGYREQQTRGWKMAR from the coding sequence ATGTCGCCTTCTTCCTCCCACCGACGCGCGTTCCTGCAGAACGGTTCGCTTTATCTGCTGGGGGCCGGCGTCGCGGCTTCCCAGGCGTCCCGCTTGCTGGCGGACGATGCCCCGCGGGCGGTGCGGTTTGGGCTGGTCACCGATCTGCACTACGCCGACAAGCCGTCGGCCGGGTCGCGGCACTACCGCGAAACGCTTGCCAAGTTTGCCGAAGCGGCCGCGCAGTTTGAGAAGGACTCGCCAGACTTCATCGTGGAACTGGGCGATCTGATCGATGCCGCCGACGCGGTCGAAGTGGAGCAGCGGTATCTGGCCCGCATTCAGAAAGAGTTCGCCGCCTTGCCCGGCGACAAGCACTATGTGCTGGGGAACCACTGCGTCGACATGCTGACCAAGGAGGAGTTCCTCGATGGCGTCGGCCAGCCCCAATCGCACTATGCGTTCGATGCGGGCGGCTGTCATTTTGTCGTGCTCGACGCCTGCTTTCGCAGCGACGGTAAAGCATACGGCCGGAAGAATTCGCGCTGGGACGACGCCAACCTGCCGGCTGAACAGCTGGAGTGGCTGCAGGCCGATCTCGAGGCGGCCAGCGGCCCGGTCGTCGTGTTCGCCCACCAGCGGCTGGATGTGGAAACGGCCCATGGCGTGAAAAACGCCGCCCAGGCGCGGAAGGTGCTAGAGGCGTCCGGCAAGGTGCTGGCCGTTTTTCAGGGTCACAGCCACAAGAACGACCTCAAGCAGATCAACGGGATCCACTACTGCGTGCAGCGGGCCATGGTCGAAGGCTCCGGCGCCGAGAACAGCGGTTACGCTATGGTCGATCTGATCGCCGATGGCGCGATCCGCATCCACGGTTATCGCGAACAGCAAACCCGCGGCTGGAAAATGGCCCGTTAA
- a CDS encoding sugar O-acetyltransferase, whose translation MTTEKEKMLSGQLYDALDPELTNARERARDLCHDLNGSREGDQTLRRRLLTELLGSGGDTAWIQPPFYCDYGDHIFLGERVYFNFNCVVLDVCEVRVGDFTFFGPGVQLYTATHPMNAAQRRTQEFGKPISIGTDVWIGGGAIVCPGVTIGSRTVIGAGSVVTRDIPADVFAAGNPCRIVRELPDDPTDERPTA comes from the coding sequence ATGACGACCGAAAAAGAGAAAATGCTGTCCGGCCAGCTGTACGATGCGCTCGACCCCGAATTGACGAACGCCCGGGAAAGGGCGCGCGACCTGTGCCACGATCTCAACGGAAGTCGCGAAGGCGATCAGACGCTGCGGCGTCGGTTGCTGACGGAACTGCTCGGCAGCGGCGGCGATACGGCCTGGATCCAGCCGCCGTTCTACTGCGACTATGGCGACCATATCTTTCTGGGCGAGCGGGTCTATTTCAACTTCAACTGCGTGGTGCTGGATGTGTGCGAAGTCCGTGTCGGCGACTTCACCTTCTTCGGCCCCGGCGTGCAGCTCTACACGGCGACCCATCCAATGAACGCGGCCCAGCGCCGTACGCAGGAGTTCGGCAAACCGATTTCGATCGGCACCGATGTCTGGATCGGCGGGGGCGCCATCGTCTGCCCCGGCGTCACGATCGGCTCCCGCACCGTGATCGGCGCCGGCAGCGTCGTCACGCGAGACATCCCTGCCGACGTCTTTGCCGCCGGCAATCCATGCCGCATCGTGCGCGAACTACCCGACGACCCGACCGACGAACGTCCCACCGCCTGA
- a CDS encoding FecR family protein, whose amino-acid sequence MTPDAFQQSLDRLVLGDLSPAEHEAVSQWLKSNADARAAFRERMDLEASLRTWAAQSPLSPQDQTPDDAPSRPAPQLAARDAPRRSVFSWVSLSSGAALLLLLVASAWIMNAGLFAGPTPPTYVGVLRQQTDCAWKVAPITVAGRFALGSLSLASGAAELDFDSGSRLLLEGPCELVVKGRGSAELLAGSLVVRVTEVSRGFTLATPEAVIVDEGTEYAVSLTDEAAEIHVFDGSVLWLPTGQSPDPQNRIGAGEAGRFLRSRPSVRRRIPYDERQFVRRLEAEVKQQAGPGLLAYDGFENLAGQIRRDRRGIGWSGGWKPGGDARGQLATVIDAPADVVFGHARTGRRLLQLQTGEDIRRTFSAPWHPQPGTAMYVRLLLERAGGPGKAPAGRSLQATLEVVSPAGLPLGLVTFGVTSAGDPFLNSNDVITETAAPLVDGETCACLLKLLATEEGLLPFLRLYRPGETVDEIDPQVWTVTGSPCPPAGSITSLRIRVGQNADWRIDELTAWQVEAK is encoded by the coding sequence ATGACCCCCGACGCCTTTCAACAATCGCTGGACCGCCTCGTCCTGGGAGACCTGTCGCCCGCAGAACACGAGGCCGTGTCGCAATGGCTCAAGAGCAACGCCGACGCCCGGGCCGCGTTCCGCGAACGGATGGATCTGGAAGCATCCTTGCGCACCTGGGCCGCGCAATCGCCGTTATCGCCTCAAGATCAAACGCCCGACGACGCCCCCAGCCGGCCGGCGCCGCAGCTTGCCGCCCGAGATGCACCGCGGCGAAGCGTGTTCTCCTGGGTGTCGCTGTCCTCGGGCGCGGCGCTGCTGTTGCTGCTTGTCGCTTCGGCCTGGATCATGAACGCCGGGCTGTTCGCAGGACCGACGCCGCCCACGTATGTGGGCGTCTTGCGGCAGCAAACGGACTGCGCCTGGAAAGTCGCGCCGATAACGGTCGCCGGACGCTTCGCCCTGGGTTCTTTGTCGCTGGCGAGCGGGGCGGCTGAACTGGATTTTGACTCTGGCAGCCGCCTGCTGCTGGAAGGACCGTGCGAGCTGGTCGTAAAAGGACGCGGGTCGGCGGAGCTGCTGGCTGGCAGCCTGGTGGTGCGAGTGACTGAAGTGTCGCGAGGCTTTACGCTCGCCACACCGGAAGCCGTGATTGTCGACGAAGGGACCGAGTACGCCGTATCGCTAACCGACGAGGCGGCCGAGATTCATGTCTTCGACGGCAGCGTGCTCTGGCTGCCGACCGGCCAGTCGCCCGATCCGCAGAACCGGATCGGGGCCGGCGAGGCGGGACGTTTCTTGCGTTCCCGGCCGTCCGTCCGGCGACGTATTCCGTATGACGAACGGCAGTTTGTCCGCCGCCTGGAAGCAGAGGTCAAGCAGCAGGCCGGGCCGGGCCTGCTGGCATACGATGGCTTTGAGAACCTGGCTGGGCAGATTCGACGCGACCGCCGCGGCATCGGCTGGTCCGGCGGATGGAAGCCCGGCGGCGACGCCCGCGGCCAGCTGGCCACCGTAATCGATGCGCCCGCGGACGTCGTTTTTGGTCATGCCCGGACCGGACGTCGCTTGCTCCAGCTCCAGACGGGCGAAGATATTCGTCGCACGTTCTCCGCACCCTGGCACCCCCAGCCCGGCACAGCGATGTACGTCCGCCTGTTACTGGAACGGGCCGGCGGCCCCGGCAAAGCTCCCGCCGGGCGATCGCTGCAGGCGACGCTGGAAGTCGTTTCGCCTGCCGGACTGCCGCTGGGCCTGGTTACTTTCGGCGTTACATCGGCCGGGGATCCTTTCCTCAACAGCAACGACGTCATCACCGAAACGGCAGCCCCGCTGGTCGACGGCGAGACCTGCGCCTGCCTGCTGAAACTGCTGGCGACCGAAGAAGGCCTGCTACCTTTTCTGCGGCTCTATCGCCCGGGCGAAACAGTAGACGAAATCGATCCCCAGGTCTGGACCGTGACCGGTTCGCCCTGCCCCCCGGCGGGCAGCATCACCTCCTTACGGATCCGGGTCGGGCAGAACGCCGACTGGCGGATCGACGAATTAACCGCCTGGCAAGTCGAAGCCAAATAA
- a CDS encoding sigma-70 family RNA polymerase sigma factor, which yields MTESSPSSSEEASADAFVTLLVQHRHALYAFIAKQLVNPADVEDVFQKTSLVLWKKMEQFDPAGRFFPWACGVAFNEVRNFLSVQRNSRLHFDAELVALLAEEAAAEDALSQARLSVLQECLAKLSDRQQEILRRCYMGTESITDVAERLGRERGALYKQLARLKEKLLECMRPRLAAWETDR from the coding sequence GTGACGGAGTCTTCCCCTTCTTCCTCTGAGGAAGCGTCGGCCGATGCGTTTGTCACGCTGCTGGTCCAGCATCGGCATGCGCTGTATGCGTTTATCGCCAAGCAGCTGGTCAACCCGGCAGATGTGGAAGATGTGTTCCAGAAAACGAGCCTGGTGCTGTGGAAAAAGATGGAGCAGTTCGACCCGGCCGGCCGCTTTTTCCCCTGGGCCTGCGGCGTGGCGTTTAACGAGGTGCGTAACTTTTTGAGCGTGCAGCGGAACAGCCGCCTGCACTTTGACGCCGAGCTGGTCGCCTTGCTGGCCGAAGAAGCGGCGGCGGAAGACGCCCTGTCGCAGGCCCGGCTGTCGGTGCTGCAGGAGTGCCTGGCGAAGCTGTCGGACCGGCAACAGGAGATTCTGCGTCGCTGTTATATGGGGACCGAATCCATTACCGATGTCGCCGAGAGACTCGGCAGGGAACGCGGCGCCCTGTACAAACAGCTGGCCCGCCTGAAAGAGAAACTGCTCGAATGCATGCGGCCGCGACTGGCTGCCTGGGAGACAGACCGATGA
- a CDS encoding alpha/beta hydrolase family protein, which translates to MRAMLPACLILALFCATPALAQDDSPPLILEKMGLMFVGGRPTAMPGGGRFGGGGKQTQIAGQAPVHYLIPPAKARAGKRPVVMIPGMGLTSYLYLGTPDGREAWAQTFAKAGYPVYVFDEPNNAISGFEVARFTSTETPPRIMLWANESIWRRWGIGPEPGVPAENTRFPVAQIDQLQASMTPIMGGFSRGGGRRGGGRPGGRSSGPADGAKAEAGTPVAENPKVSALLQLLEKIGPATLLAHSAAGSTAFEAARQRPDLVKAIVAIEVAGSPSAADDLQNFSQIQFLGVYGDNFDLRPMAGRLEASRNMAKAITAAGGRGEVISLPEIGVHGNSHLMMQDNNNQEIARMILQRLEN; encoded by the coding sequence ATGCGCGCCATGCTACCTGCCTGCCTGATCCTTGCCTTGTTCTGCGCCACGCCTGCGCTTGCGCAAGACGATTCGCCCCCGTTGATCCTGGAGAAGATGGGCCTGATGTTCGTCGGCGGACGACCGACCGCAATGCCGGGCGGTGGACGTTTCGGCGGCGGCGGGAAACAGACCCAGATCGCCGGCCAGGCGCCCGTCCATTACCTGATCCCTCCGGCGAAAGCCCGCGCCGGCAAGCGGCCGGTGGTGATGATTCCCGGCATGGGTCTGACTTCCTACCTGTACCTGGGCACGCCCGACGGCCGCGAAGCCTGGGCGCAAACATTCGCGAAGGCCGGCTATCCGGTCTATGTTTTCGACGAACCGAACAACGCTATCTCTGGCTTTGAAGTCGCCCGGTTCACTTCGACGGAAACGCCGCCGCGGATCATGTTGTGGGCGAACGAGAGCATCTGGCGTCGCTGGGGGATCGGCCCGGAACCTGGCGTCCCGGCGGAGAACACCCGCTTCCCCGTCGCGCAGATCGATCAACTCCAGGCTTCGATGACGCCCATCATGGGCGGCTTCTCCCGCGGCGGCGGACGTCGGGGCGGTGGTCGCCCCGGAGGTCGCTCAAGCGGTCCCGCAGACGGGGCGAAGGCCGAAGCCGGGACGCCAGTCGCGGAGAATCCGAAAGTCTCGGCCCTGCTGCAGCTGCTGGAGAAGATCGGCCCGGCGACGCTGCTGGCGCACTCGGCCGCCGGCTCGACTGCGTTTGAGGCCGCCAGGCAAAGGCCGGACCTGGTCAAGGCGATCGTCGCGATCGAAGTGGCGGGCTCTCCCTCGGCGGCCGACGACCTGCAGAACTTCTCGCAGATCCAGTTCCTGGGCGTGTATGGCGACAACTTCGACCTGCGCCCGATGGCGGGCCGTCTGGAAGCCAGCCGCAACATGGCCAAAGCCATCACGGCCGCTGGCGGCCGGGGCGAAGTCATCAGCCTGCCGGAAATCGGCGTCCACGGCAATTCCCACCTGATGATGCAGGACAACAACAACCAGGAAATCGCCCGCATGATTCTCCAGCGGCTGGAGAACTAG
- a CDS encoding sulfatase family protein yields the protein MSPRLYCLPIAVLLLAAIPTDATAEDLARPNVLWIVAEDLCPDLGCYGNADVTTPHLDRFAREGCLYRNAFATSPVCSPSRSALITGMYQTSIGAHHHRSHRTDGYRLPEGVKILPELLRPAGYYCVQLRQFPADVDLHSGGKEDWNFTHPELVWDSHAWSDLKSHQPFYAQVNFGEAHRPYRSSGPAIDPEKVTTLPPYIADHPIARRDWADYLETLQTIDEKFGRVIDLLRADGLLDNTVVIFLGDNGREDFRGKSTAFLAGSHVPLLVRWPGKIAPGSENDGLVSLLDVHASTCAIAGVELPAGCAGLPLLVDSKQRREYLFTARDRIENAVDRVRTVQDGRYRYLRNFLPDRPHLMDRRYYDRTNPVRNLMRQMHADGKLTPGQAKVFAPQRPPEELYDLSTDPFELKNLAGSPDPAHQAALKNLREQLDAWLVETQDQGAQPEPPEAVNATVGRGRRRRGTGDGDGRGRGGNGGGQRRRSDQGGGRRPSPDR from the coding sequence ATGTCCCCTCGACTTTACTGCTTGCCGATTGCCGTGCTGCTGCTGGCCGCGATCCCCACCGACGCCACGGCGGAAGACCTGGCGCGACCGAATGTGCTCTGGATCGTGGCCGAAGATCTATGCCCGGACCTGGGCTGTTATGGGAACGCGGACGTGACGACGCCGCACCTGGATCGCTTCGCCCGGGAGGGCTGCTTGTACCGCAATGCGTTTGCGACGTCGCCCGTTTGTTCGCCGTCGCGATCAGCATTGATTACCGGCATGTACCAGACGAGCATCGGCGCCCATCACCATCGGAGCCATCGGACCGATGGTTATCGTTTGCCGGAGGGCGTCAAGATCCTGCCGGAACTGTTGCGGCCGGCCGGCTACTACTGCGTGCAGCTCCGCCAGTTCCCGGCAGACGTTGATCTCCACTCCGGCGGCAAGGAGGACTGGAATTTCACCCATCCCGAGCTGGTGTGGGACTCGCACGCCTGGTCCGATCTGAAGTCGCACCAGCCGTTCTACGCCCAGGTGAACTTCGGCGAGGCGCACCGGCCGTATCGCAGCAGCGGTCCGGCGATTGATCCCGAGAAAGTCACCACGCTGCCGCCGTATATCGCCGACCATCCGATCGCCCGGCGGGACTGGGCCGATTACCTGGAAACCCTGCAGACGATCGACGAGAAGTTTGGCCGGGTGATCGATCTGTTGCGGGCCGACGGACTGCTCGACAACACCGTGGTGATCTTCCTGGGCGACAACGGGCGGGAGGACTTTCGCGGCAAGTCGACGGCGTTCCTGGCCGGCAGCCATGTTCCGCTGCTGGTCCGCTGGCCGGGTAAGATCGCGCCGGGGTCGGAAAACGACGGCCTGGTCAGCCTGCTCGACGTGCATGCTTCCACCTGCGCCATCGCCGGCGTCGAACTGCCGGCCGGCTGTGCGGGGCTGCCGCTGCTGGTCGATTCGAAGCAGCGGCGGGAGTACCTGTTTACGGCCCGGGATCGGATCGAGAACGCCGTCGATCGGGTGCGAACGGTACAGGACGGCCGCTATCGCTACCTGCGTAACTTCCTGCCGGATCGCCCGCACTTGATGGACCGGCGCTACTACGATCGCACCAACCCCGTGCGCAACCTGATGCGCCAGATGCACGCGGACGGCAAGCTCACGCCAGGCCAGGCAAAGGTGTTCGCCCCCCAGCGGCCGCCGGAGGAATTGTACGACCTGTCGACCGATCCGTTCGAGCTAAAAAACCTGGCAGGCTCCCCCGATCCGGCCCATCAGGCTGCGTTAAAGAACCTGCGAGAGCAGCTGGACGCATGGCTGGTTGAGACCCAGGACCAGGGCGCCCAGCCCGAACCACCGGAAGCAGTCAACGCCACTGTGGGCCGTGGACGTCGTCGACGCGGTACGGGAGATGGGGACGGCCGAGGTCGCGGTGGGAATGGTGGTGGTCAAAGGAGACGCAGCGACCAGGGCGGCGGAAGACGTCCGTCGCCTGACCGCTGA
- a CDS encoding L,D-transpeptidase family protein: protein MNTFKTAAVVVLLLGVLYGVYVVLNQPEQDINEDPDYLAHGVPSMDIDTGQMVDPTQLTPFDPTSAFADASPAYPPQAAPASAFEDPSQPPAYGGSPSSSPSSMTPPDLVESSPYPTTHLADESPAQPPTQPPVQPPSTGAMASYTDAASPPSAYAPESGLMDATEPGSRPQDSHAAPGEPIKQHNLSLALSESRQLIDSGEFSEALARLTIYYHSPDLNKEEHNTLLEWLNLLATKVIYSQEHHLEEPYITQPGDNLETIARLYDVPPLLLYNINRDVIGDPTTLAPQTTLKVVRGPFYARVNISRRKLTLFVQQHFAGEFDVEIGQGPSPRPGQYYVINKLPKNDARNPYGQWNLQISGDGMAIHGASPTAPPENGCIGLTPSDAEDVQGILSRNSKVEILR from the coding sequence GTGAACACGTTCAAAACCGCTGCCGTGGTTGTTCTGTTACTTGGCGTGTTGTACGGCGTTTACGTGGTGCTGAACCAGCCGGAACAGGACATCAACGAGGACCCCGATTATCTGGCCCACGGTGTCCCTTCGATGGATATCGACACCGGACAGATGGTCGATCCGACCCAGCTCACGCCGTTTGATCCGACGTCGGCTTTTGCCGACGCCAGCCCTGCGTACCCGCCGCAAGCGGCGCCCGCTTCGGCGTTTGAGGATCCTTCGCAGCCGCCCGCCTATGGCGGATCGCCTTCGTCCAGTCCGTCGTCGATGACTCCGCCCGACCTGGTGGAATCGTCGCCCTATCCGACCACGCATCTGGCGGACGAGTCCCCGGCGCAACCGCCGACCCAGCCGCCTGTGCAACCGCCGTCGACAGGCGCCATGGCCAGCTATACAGACGCCGCCTCCCCGCCCAGCGCGTATGCTCCAGAGAGCGGCCTGATGGACGCCACCGAGCCCGGATCCCGGCCGCAGGACAGCCATGCGGCGCCTGGCGAACCGATCAAGCAGCACAACCTGTCACTCGCACTAAGCGAATCCCGGCAGCTGATCGACAGCGGCGAATTCTCCGAAGCCCTCGCCCGGCTGACGATCTACTATCACAGCCCCGATCTCAACAAGGAAGAGCACAACACGCTGCTGGAATGGCTCAATCTGCTCGCCACCAAGGTGATCTACTCCCAGGAACATCACCTGGAAGAGCCGTACATTACCCAGCCCGGCGACAACCTGGAGACGATCGCCCGGCTGTACGATGTGCCGCCGCTGCTGCTGTACAACATCAACCGCGACGTGATCGGCGATCCCACGACGCTGGCTCCGCAGACCACGCTGAAAGTCGTCCGCGGGCCGTTTTACGCCCGGGTGAACATCAGCCGCCGCAAGCTGACGCTGTTTGTCCAGCAGCACTTTGCCGGCGAGTTCGATGTGGAAATCGGGCAAGGCCCTTCCCCGCGCCCCGGCCAGTACTATGTGATCAACAAGCTGCCGAAGAACGACGCCCGCAACCCGTACGGCCAATGGAACCTGCAGATCAGCGGCGACGGCATGGCGATCCACGGGGCCTCGCCGACCGCCCCGCCGGAAAACGGCTGCATCGGCCTGACCCCCAGCGACGCAGAAGACGTGCAAGGCATCCTCTCACGCAACTCCAAAGTGGAAATCCTGCGCTAA
- a CDS encoding class I SAM-dependent methyltransferase: MQTIEGDIYDYPRYYDLIFGSDWKPEYDFLNGCFQKHLSGKAVRVFEPACGTGRLLYRLGKQGLLTSGLDLNPKAVDYCNRRLKRHGLPASAVVGDMTDFRLPRKVDAAFNMINSFRHLSSEKLALAHLRCMGEALRKGGIYLLGLHLTPTKGYACEEESWSASRGHLTVNTHMWLLERNLRRREELYGMRFDIYTPTESFRLEDRLLFRTYKADQIHKLIADAGVFDLVETYDFAYDIDAAIDIDRETEDIVLVLKKK; the protein is encoded by the coding sequence ATGCAGACGATCGAAGGAGATATTTACGATTACCCCCGTTATTACGACCTGATCTTCGGTTCCGACTGGAAACCCGAATACGATTTTTTGAACGGATGTTTCCAGAAACATCTGTCCGGCAAGGCCGTCCGCGTGTTTGAGCCCGCCTGCGGCACCGGCCGGCTGCTCTATCGATTGGGCAAGCAGGGACTGCTCACCTCGGGCCTGGACCTGAACCCCAAGGCGGTCGATTACTGCAATCGCCGCCTGAAACGGCATGGGCTGCCCGCTTCGGCCGTGGTTGGCGACATGACCGATTTTCGCCTGCCGCGCAAGGTCGACGCGGCCTTCAATATGATCAACAGTTTCCGCCATCTCAGCAGCGAGAAGCTGGCTCTGGCGCACCTCCGCTGTATGGGGGAAGCGTTGCGAAAGGGCGGCATTTACCTGCTCGGCCTGCACCTGACGCCGACCAAAGGCTACGCCTGCGAGGAAGAATCCTGGTCGGCCAGCCGCGGCCATCTGACCGTGAACACCCACATGTGGCTGCTGGAACGGAACCTCCGCCGGCGCGAAGAACTGTACGGCATGCGGTTTGACATTTACACGCCGACCGAATCGTTTCGCCTGGAAGACCGACTGCTATTCCGCACCTACAAGGCGGACCAGATTCACAAGCTGATCGCCGACGCCGGTGTGTTCGACCTGGTCGAAACGTACGACTTTGCCTACGATATCGATGCCGCCATTGATATCGACCGGGAAACAGAAGACATCGTCCTGGTGCTGAAAAAGAAGTAA
- the larB gene encoding nickel pincer cofactor biosynthesis protein LarB, giving the protein MRDLLEQLADDLLAGKLTRDQFLQQASEAGVARLPEAMLDLDRAQRCGYPEVIFGEGKTAAGVISICQALCEKQQAVLATRVDAEKAAALMTAFPAGNYNAVARTFRLATGPAVERRGFVAVVTAGSGDIPVAEEARETLDWMGVETAVVTDVGVAGPHRLPMHLETLRRSDAIVVAAGMEGALPSVVGGFVSCPVFAVPTSVGYGASFGGLAALLGMLNSCAANVAVVNIDAGFKAGYLAGMVAQRAAPPA; this is encoded by the coding sequence GTGCGTGATTTACTGGAACAACTGGCCGACGACTTGCTGGCTGGCAAATTAACCCGGGACCAGTTCCTGCAGCAGGCGAGCGAAGCCGGCGTGGCCCGCCTGCCCGAGGCGATGCTGGACCTGGATCGGGCCCAGCGCTGCGGTTACCCCGAGGTGATCTTCGGCGAAGGGAAAACGGCCGCGGGAGTGATCAGCATCTGCCAGGCGCTGTGCGAAAAACAGCAAGCCGTGCTGGCCACCCGGGTGGATGCCGAAAAGGCGGCCGCCCTGATGACGGCGTTCCCCGCCGGAAACTATAACGCCGTCGCCCGCACCTTCCGCCTGGCGACCGGTCCCGCCGTCGAGCGTCGCGGTTTTGTCGCCGTGGTGACGGCCGGTTCAGGCGATATCCCGGTGGCGGAAGAGGCCCGGGAAACGCTCGACTGGATGGGAGTCGAAACGGCCGTAGTGACCGATGTCGGCGTGGCCGGCCCGCATCGCCTGCCGATGCACCTGGAAACGCTGCGGCGGTCCGACGCCATCGTGGTGGCGGCCGGCATGGAGGGCGCATTGCCGAGCGTAGTGGGCGGCTTTGTATCCTGCCCCGTGTTCGCCGTCCCGACCAGCGTCGGTTACGGCGCCAGTTTCGGCGGACTGGCGGCCCTGCTGGGGATGCTCAACAGTTGCGCCGCCAACGTCGCGGTGGTCAACATCGACGCCGGCTTCAAAGCCGGTTACCTCGCCGGCATGGTCGCCCAGCGCGCCGCCCCGCCGGCCTGA